In Erigeron canadensis isolate Cc75 chromosome 7, C_canadensis_v1, whole genome shotgun sequence, one DNA window encodes the following:
- the LOC122606835 gene encoding E3 ubiquitin-protein ligase SIS3-like isoform X3, translating into MLAFSIVMVLLSWKRYHQCTHPLHLWIVIDYGAVFVFRLLMFVDNALAAKLGLDFGRQQRDGYFIGRVVVLSILYIVLYPFLWAWSITGSIWFTSAHKCLPERNQKWGFLVWLIFSYCGLICLAIYLVNKWLRRRKAHRERAELGIPMSRISEYGVLVDMIRLPDWVFESAAQEMRAMEHDATPHHPGLYLSENQRQAVEILIQELPLFSLKAVPTDCSDCPICLEEFHVGDEVRGLPCAHNFHVPCIDKWLRLNIKCPRCRCSVFPNLELNDLPNIPPDPNHPSTISTTYQAQSQPTSQSYLSRMQSFLMPVRSENTTSSNSILNSNPNSDPNINNDSDVALDMAENGGQPPESHGQHTSAERVQ; encoded by the exons ATGCTTGCGTTTAGTAT AGTTATGGTTCTTTTGAGTTGGAAGCGGTACCATCAATGTACACACCCATTGCATCTGTGGATAGTG ATTGATTATGGTGCCGTCTTTGTTTTCCGCCTGTTGATGTTTGTAGACAATGCTCTTGCAGCTAAATTGGGATT GGATTTTGGTAGGCAGCAAAGAGATGGTTATTTTATCGGAAGAGTAGTGGTTCTGTCCATTCTGTATATCGTGCTATATCCATTTCTATGGGCTTGGAGTATTACGGGATCTATATGGTTCACTAGCGCGCAtaaatgt TTGCCCGAAAGAAATCAGAAATGGGGTTTTCTTGTTTGGTTGATTTTCAGCTACTGTGGACTTATCTGCCTTGCCATATATTTAGTAAATAAG TGGTTAAGACGAAGAAAAGCTCACAGGGAACGGGCTGAACTTGGGATTCCTATGTCCCGTATTTCAGAATATGGG GTGTTGGTCGACATGATTCGTCTGCCagattgggtatttgaaagtgcTGCTCAAGAGATGAGAGCCATGGAACATGATGCTACTCCTCATCATCCTGGCCTTTACTTATCTGAAAACCAG AGGCAAGCAGTGGAGATATTAATTCAGGAACTTCCATTATTCTCGTTGAAAGCTGTTCCGACTGATTGTAGCGACTGTCCAATATGTTTGGAAGAGTTCCATGTCGGAGACGAG GTTCGTGGCCTGCCTTGTGCTCATAACTTTCATGTACCATGCATTGATAAATGGCTAAGGTTAAACATAAAATGCCCTCGATGCCGGTGTTCAGTCTTTCCCAACCTCGAACTAAATGATCTCCCTAATATCCCACCTGATCCCAACCATCCATCAACCATTTCAACAACTTATCAAGCCCAAAGTCAACCTACTAGTCAAAGTTACCTTTCGAGAATGCAAAGTTTTCTCATGCCAGTCCGCTCAGAAAATACAACATCCTCTAACTCTATTTTAAACTCCAACCCCAACTCTGACCCTAACATTAATAATGATTCTGATGTTGCTTTGGACATGGCTGAAAATGGAGGCCAGCCACCCGAGAGTCATGGTCAGCACACAAGTGCAGAGCGTGTACAATGA
- the LOC122606835 gene encoding E3 ubiquitin-protein ligase SIS3-like isoform X2 encodes MDFGRQQRDGYFIGRVVVLSILYIVLYPFLWAWSITGSIWFTSAHKCFLQLPERNQKWGFLVWLIFSYCGLICLAIYLVNKWLRRRKAHRERAELGIPMSRISEYGVLVDMIRLPDWVFESAAQEMRAMEHDATPHHPGLYLSENQRQAVEILIQELPLFSLKAVPTDCSDCPICLEEFHVGDEVRGLPCAHNFHVPCIDKWLRLNIKCPRCRCSVFPNLELNDLPNIPPDPNHPSTISTTYQAQSQPTSQSYLSRMQSFLMPVRSENTTSSNSILNSNPNSDPNINNDSDVALDMAENGGQPPESHGQHTSAERVQ; translated from the exons AT GGATTTTGGTAGGCAGCAAAGAGATGGTTATTTTATCGGAAGAGTAGTGGTTCTGTCCATTCTGTATATCGTGCTATATCCATTTCTATGGGCTTGGAGTATTACGGGATCTATATGGTTCACTAGCGCGCAtaaatgt TTTTTGCAGTTGCCCGAAAGAAATCAGAAATGGGGTTTTCTTGTTTGGTTGATTTTCAGCTACTGTGGACTTATCTGCCTTGCCATATATTTAGTAAATAAG TGGTTAAGACGAAGAAAAGCTCACAGGGAACGGGCTGAACTTGGGATTCCTATGTCCCGTATTTCAGAATATGGG GTGTTGGTCGACATGATTCGTCTGCCagattgggtatttgaaagtgcTGCTCAAGAGATGAGAGCCATGGAACATGATGCTACTCCTCATCATCCTGGCCTTTACTTATCTGAAAACCAG AGGCAAGCAGTGGAGATATTAATTCAGGAACTTCCATTATTCTCGTTGAAAGCTGTTCCGACTGATTGTAGCGACTGTCCAATATGTTTGGAAGAGTTCCATGTCGGAGACGAG GTTCGTGGCCTGCCTTGTGCTCATAACTTTCATGTACCATGCATTGATAAATGGCTAAGGTTAAACATAAAATGCCCTCGATGCCGGTGTTCAGTCTTTCCCAACCTCGAACTAAATGATCTCCCTAATATCCCACCTGATCCCAACCATCCATCAACCATTTCAACAACTTATCAAGCCCAAAGTCAACCTACTAGTCAAAGTTACCTTTCGAGAATGCAAAGTTTTCTCATGCCAGTCCGCTCAGAAAATACAACATCCTCTAACTCTATTTTAAACTCCAACCCCAACTCTGACCCTAACATTAATAATGATTCTGATGTTGCTTTGGACATGGCTGAAAATGGAGGCCAGCCACCCGAGAGTCATGGTCAGCACACAAGTGCAGAGCGTGTACAATGA
- the LOC122606835 gene encoding E3 ubiquitin-protein ligase SIS3-like isoform X1 encodes MVLLSWKRYHQCTHPLHLWIVIDYGAVFVFRLLMFVDNALAAKLGLDFGRQQRDGYFIGRVVVLSILYIVLYPFLWAWSITGSIWFTSAHKCFLQLPERNQKWGFLVWLIFSYCGLICLAIYLVNKWLRRRKAHRERAELGIPMSRISEYGVLVDMIRLPDWVFESAAQEMRAMEHDATPHHPGLYLSENQRQAVEILIQELPLFSLKAVPTDCSDCPICLEEFHVGDEVRGLPCAHNFHVPCIDKWLRLNIKCPRCRCSVFPNLELNDLPNIPPDPNHPSTISTTYQAQSQPTSQSYLSRMQSFLMPVRSENTTSSNSILNSNPNSDPNINNDSDVALDMAENGGQPPESHGQHTSAERVQ; translated from the exons ATGGTTCTTTTGAGTTGGAAGCGGTACCATCAATGTACACACCCATTGCATCTGTGGATAGTG ATTGATTATGGTGCCGTCTTTGTTTTCCGCCTGTTGATGTTTGTAGACAATGCTCTTGCAGCTAAATTGGGATT GGATTTTGGTAGGCAGCAAAGAGATGGTTATTTTATCGGAAGAGTAGTGGTTCTGTCCATTCTGTATATCGTGCTATATCCATTTCTATGGGCTTGGAGTATTACGGGATCTATATGGTTCACTAGCGCGCAtaaatgt TTTTTGCAGTTGCCCGAAAGAAATCAGAAATGGGGTTTTCTTGTTTGGTTGATTTTCAGCTACTGTGGACTTATCTGCCTTGCCATATATTTAGTAAATAAG TGGTTAAGACGAAGAAAAGCTCACAGGGAACGGGCTGAACTTGGGATTCCTATGTCCCGTATTTCAGAATATGGG GTGTTGGTCGACATGATTCGTCTGCCagattgggtatttgaaagtgcTGCTCAAGAGATGAGAGCCATGGAACATGATGCTACTCCTCATCATCCTGGCCTTTACTTATCTGAAAACCAG AGGCAAGCAGTGGAGATATTAATTCAGGAACTTCCATTATTCTCGTTGAAAGCTGTTCCGACTGATTGTAGCGACTGTCCAATATGTTTGGAAGAGTTCCATGTCGGAGACGAG GTTCGTGGCCTGCCTTGTGCTCATAACTTTCATGTACCATGCATTGATAAATGGCTAAGGTTAAACATAAAATGCCCTCGATGCCGGTGTTCAGTCTTTCCCAACCTCGAACTAAATGATCTCCCTAATATCCCACCTGATCCCAACCATCCATCAACCATTTCAACAACTTATCAAGCCCAAAGTCAACCTACTAGTCAAAGTTACCTTTCGAGAATGCAAAGTTTTCTCATGCCAGTCCGCTCAGAAAATACAACATCCTCTAACTCTATTTTAAACTCCAACCCCAACTCTGACCCTAACATTAATAATGATTCTGATGTTGCTTTGGACATGGCTGAAAATGGAGGCCAGCCACCCGAGAGTCATGGTCAGCACACAAGTGCAGAGCGTGTACAATGA
- the LOC122607866 gene encoding uncharacterized protein LOC122607866 yields the protein MMKKCDASFKKLDRKTVEKNRRNHMKYLCYKLHSMVPSLFFQPFKVFTQENQFDHSIAYIEQLQKRIKELKDRRDETSRLVNDGSKNEQGRCCNTEILGNNNNIPSRDDIIKLDTVEVKELDNGLQVILTSNSVWNYSFSKVMSIVEDAGAEVVKGGYATVGDKVVYTLHAEAKVQRIGIDITSIHEKLQQLINS from the exons ATGATGAAGAAATGCGACGCAAGTTTCAAGAAACTTGACCGGAAAACAGTAGAGAAGAATAGAAGAAATCACATGAAATATCTTTGCTACAAGCTCCATTCTATGGTTCCTTCTTTGTTCTTCCAACCTTTcaag GTATTCACGCAGGAGAACCAGTTCGATCACTCAATTGCTTACATTGAGCAACTACAGAAgagaataaaagaattgaaagaCAGGAGGGACGAAACATCAAGACTTGTCAACGATGGCAGCAAAAATGAGCAAGGTCGTTGTTGTAATACAGAAATAttaggaaataataataatattcccAGCCGCGACGATATTATAAAGTTGGATACAGTGGAAGTAAAAGAACTAGACAACGGTTTGCAAGTGATTTTGACGAGTAATTCTGTATGGAATTACTCGTTTTCTAAAGTCATGAGTATAGTAGAGGATGCAGGAGCTGAGGTGGTCAAGGGTGGTTACGCCACTGTAGGCGATAAAGTCGTTTATACCCTTCATGCCGAG GCGAAAGTCCAGAGGATCGGCATTGATATAACCAGCATACACGAAAAGCTACAACAGTTAATCAACAGTTAA
- the LOC122606836 gene encoding probable ribonuclease P/MRP protein subunit POP5 encodes MVGFKNRYFVMEVFVDPNKDISKDDPIILSQHNISKAIRDSILVNFGECGLASSLGSFQVKYVNHITKVCIIRASRDEHQKVWAAITMVRSVGNCPVVFNLLDLSGNIRVCKSAALKCEDLKFEQFKVVFGDPRTEDVNKHMQNLERIKMLEH; translated from the exons ATGGTGGGATTTAAAAATAGGTACTTCGTGATGGAGGTGTTTGTGGATCCAAATAAAGATATTTCAAAAGACGATCCGATTATTCTTAGCCAACATAATATATCGAAAGCGATCAGAGACAGCATTCTAGTCAACTTTGGCGAGTGCGGTCTTGCTTCGTCACTAGGATCATTCCAAG TCAAATATGTGAATCACATCACCAAAGTCTGTATTATCCGAGCTTCAAGAGATGAGCATCAAAAAGTTTGGGCTGCAATCACTATGGTCAGAAGTGTAGGAAATTGCCCGGTGGTTTTCAACTTATTGGACCTTAGTG GCAATATCAGGGTCTGTAAATCTGCAGCTTTGAAGTGTGAAGATTTGAAATTCGAACAATTTAAAGTTGTATTTGGGGATCCCCGAACAGAGGATGTTAACAAACATATGCAAAATCTTGAGAGAATCAAAATGTTAGAGCACTGA